Proteins encoded in a region of the Thermodesulfobacteriota bacterium genome:
- a CDS encoding lysophospholipid acyltransferase family protein, with amino-acid sequence MIRTIYCALIFTVFTIFYGIVGMILSLTYRPWVTKYAVKPWAKTNLWAGGIKIDVKGLENLPKEPCIIMFNHQSALDILAYMSILPIDWRAIMKKEVGKIPFIGWVSILSGHHLVARDGSRSDTKEVKKIVEKIRLGPSVVVAPEGTRSDDGKLLPFQKGGFLIAVLARVPVVTMVIAGGRKLLPKSSRKAYPGTMKIRILPPISVDELPKGREGREKLMHIVREQMEEVLAVEEATLPDVEEKI; translated from the coding sequence ATGATACGAACAATATACTGCGCACTAATATTTACTGTTTTCACAATTTTTTATGGAATAGTGGGGATGATTTTGTCTCTAACATATCGTCCATGGGTTACTAAATACGCGGTAAAGCCATGGGCAAAAACGAATTTATGGGCAGGGGGTATCAAGATTGATGTTAAGGGTCTTGAAAATCTCCCGAAAGAGCCTTGCATAATAATGTTTAATCATCAAAGCGCTCTTGATATTTTGGCCTATATGTCGATTTTACCCATAGACTGGCGAGCTATTATGAAAAAGGAAGTAGGTAAAATTCCTTTTATCGGATGGGTTTCCATCCTATCAGGCCATCACCTTGTGGCAAGAGACGGATCCAGATCAGATACCAAGGAAGTTAAAAAGATAGTTGAGAAAATACGCTTAGGCCCTTCTGTGGTTGTTGCTCCTGAAGGCACAAGAAGTGATGATGGAAAGCTGCTACCATTTCAAAAAGGCGGATTTCTGATTGCTGTGCTTGCAAGAGTGCCTGTCGTAACAATGGTAATAGCCGGTGGTAGAAAGCTTTTGCCAAAAAGTTCAAGAAAGGCATACCCCGGAACTATGAAGATAAGAATACTTCCCCCAATCTCTGTTGATGAGCTTCCGAAAGGAAGAGAGGGCAGAGAAAAGCTAATGCATATTGTCAGAGAACAAATGGAAGAAGTGTTGGCAGTTGAAGAGGCCACCTTGCCTGACGTTGAGGAAAAAATTTAA